A part of Prolixibacteraceae bacterium genomic DNA contains:
- a CDS encoding RNA-binding transcriptional accessory protein — protein sequence MTSIEIKHISDTLGLRSHQVENTIQLLEEGATVPFIARYRKERTDSLDEVAIADIEQQKEKFDTLAKRKESILKTIESQDLLTRELKQQIEQTYDLQQLEDIYLPYKPKRRTKATIAKENGLEPLAKMIMKQNHDQIENNAAKFLSKEVVEITDAITGAQHIIAEWVNENSIAREIVRDGFQRNAFIESKVVKGKEEEGDKFSNYFEWREPLHKCPSHRLLAMRRGEKEGVLKIYITTDNERVLIRLNRLFIKTGSTTSNYIEEAISDGYKRLLLPSICTEILKSSKEEADKEAIGVFAENLRQLLLSAPLGQKRILAIDPGFRTGCKIVCMDKQGQLLHNETIFPHKPKSDYQKAMKKVAQLTNAYKIEAIAIGNGTASRETESFIKKVPFDRDVSVFIVSEDGASIYSASKVARDEFPQYDVTVRGAISIGRRLMDPLAELVKIDPQSIGVGQYQHDVDQKQLKEGLDRVVSSCVNSVGVNVNTASTHLLHYVSGLGPTLAKNIMEYRNENGPFESRAQLKKVKRMGDKAFEQCAGFLRIDEPKNPLDNSAVHPEAYGIVSKMAKDLNTKPSELIGNEMLCDRIDIYKYTTDKLGAPTLSDIVDELRKPGVDPREEIETFKFAENIFKLEDLTTGMVLPGIVTNITNFGAFVDVGIKQQGLIHISEMADRFISDPNEIVKLHQHLQVKVIDIDIPRKRLQLSLKQV from the coding sequence ATGACATCAATTGAGATAAAGCATATTAGCGACACCTTAGGTCTTCGCTCCCATCAAGTAGAAAATACAATTCAACTCTTAGAGGAGGGTGCAACAGTACCTTTCATTGCTCGTTATAGAAAAGAGCGAACGGATTCATTAGATGAGGTGGCCATTGCCGATATTGAACAGCAAAAGGAGAAATTCGATACCCTTGCAAAGCGAAAAGAGTCGATCCTAAAAACGATAGAGTCTCAGGACTTACTTACACGAGAACTTAAGCAACAGATTGAGCAGACTTATGATCTTCAGCAATTAGAAGATATATATCTTCCATACAAACCAAAGCGTCGTACTAAAGCAACCATTGCGAAAGAGAATGGACTAGAGCCTTTGGCTAAGATGATCATGAAACAGAATCATGATCAAATAGAGAATAATGCTGCAAAATTTCTTTCGAAAGAGGTCGTAGAGATAACTGATGCTATCACAGGTGCCCAACACATTATTGCAGAGTGGGTCAACGAAAATAGTATTGCAAGAGAGATTGTTCGTGATGGATTCCAACGTAATGCTTTTATTGAGTCGAAAGTCGTAAAAGGAAAAGAGGAAGAGGGCGATAAATTTTCAAATTACTTTGAATGGAGAGAGCCACTACATAAATGTCCGTCACATCGATTGTTGGCGATGAGAAGAGGGGAAAAAGAGGGGGTATTAAAGATCTATATTACGACAGATAATGAGCGTGTATTGATTCGTTTAAACCGACTCTTTATTAAAACAGGATCAACAACCTCAAACTATATAGAGGAGGCGATATCGGACGGCTATAAGCGACTTCTATTGCCTTCGATTTGTACAGAGATATTGAAATCAAGTAAAGAGGAGGCAGACAAAGAGGCTATTGGAGTATTTGCAGAAAACCTCAGGCAACTACTACTATCGGCACCTCTAGGACAGAAGCGTATTCTTGCTATTGACCCTGGGTTTCGTACAGGATGTAAGATCGTATGTATGGATAAACAGGGACAGTTGCTTCATAATGAAACGATCTTTCCTCATAAACCCAAAAGTGATTATCAAAAGGCAATGAAGAAAGTGGCTCAATTGACCAACGCTTATAAAATTGAGGCCATTGCTATTGGTAACGGGACTGCTAGTAGAGAGACGGAATCATTCATTAAGAAAGTTCCTTTTGATCGTGATGTGTCGGTTTTTATCGTTAGTGAAGATGGGGCATCCATCTACTCTGCATCAAAAGTAGCAAGAGATGAATTTCCACAATATGATGTTACTGTAAGAGGTGCGATATCAATTGGTAGACGATTAATGGACCCTCTAGCCGAACTGGTTAAGATCGATCCACAAAGTATAGGTGTGGGACAATATCAACATGATGTGGATCAGAAACAGCTTAAAGAGGGTTTAGATCGTGTTGTATCGTCTTGTGTGAATAGTGTTGGAGTGAATGTAAATACAGCATCGACTCATCTATTACATTATGTGTCAGGGTTGGGACCTACATTGGCTAAAAACATTATGGAGTATCGCAATGAAAATGGGCCATTTGAGTCTCGAGCACAGCTAAAGAAGGTGAAGCGTATGGGAGACAAAGCCTTTGAACAGTGTGCTGGATTCTTACGAATAGATGAACCGAAAAATCCACTTGATAATTCAGCGGTGCATCCAGAAGCCTATGGTATTGTATCTAAAATGGCAAAAGATCTAAATACAAAGCCATCTGAACTTATCGGTAATGAGATGTTATGTGACCGTATCGACATCTATAAATATACCACCGACAAGCTCGGGGCGCCTACTCTGTCAGATATTGTAGATGAATTAAGAAAACCAGGGGTGGATCCACGAGAAGAGATAGAGACCTTTAAGTTTGCTGAGAATATTTTCAAACTGGAGGATCTTACTACTGGGATGGTTCTTCCGGGTATTGTTACTAATATCACTAATTTTGGGGCGTTTGTAGATGTCGGGATTAAACAACAAGGTTTGATTCATATCTCCGAAATGGCTGATCGTTTTATTTCAGATCCAAACGAAATTGTAAAACTACATCAACACCTTCAGGTAAAGGTTATTGATATTGACATACCACGTAAACGATTACAGTTATCATTGAAGCAGGTGTGA
- a CDS encoding sodium:alanine symporter family protein has product MNYFLHIIQILESYISGSLWFVLLLLGTGLFYTIYLGFPQIRHFGTSIKVLRGKYDNPDDKGDTSHFQALTTALSGTVGTGNIAGVAFAIHLGGPSALFWMLVTALLGMCTKFVEVVMSHKYREINDKGTVSGGPMYYMKNGLKWKWMPIIFAIATVISSFGTGCLPQVNSIANSLHATLGIDKMLSGAVLALLLAMVVLGGIKRIAKVTETLIPLMAILYIIGAMGVLAYNYENILPSIASIFTGIFSGSAATGGFLGASLAFAFNRGVNRGLFSNEAGQGSAPIAHASARCSNPVHEGFVALLEPFIDTIIICSITGITLLSSGVWKEKIDNPFERTNTIILSEKYQESNPSDVNKLKAFIVGEEKAPTYSGELEIVDGKISNELTVLHAHSMAEDIEILFDNKPYSGMINVLNGIPQLDNKYQIHGRSLIHSAPLTTEAFTRSYFGKWGKYIVSIGLLLFAFSTAIAWAYYGSTAIIFLVGTKYVNWFLVVYVVGFFIAAFADTTLIWAISGIMIALMTIPNLIGILFMHKEIKQELKQFEKDDK; this is encoded by the coding sequence ATGAACTATTTCTTACACATCATTCAGATACTTGAGAGCTATATTAGTGGTTCTCTGTGGTTTGTTCTTCTGCTTCTCGGAACGGGACTTTTCTATACTATCTATTTGGGATTTCCTCAAATAAGGCATTTTGGAACTTCGATAAAAGTTCTTCGAGGCAAGTATGATAATCCAGATGATAAGGGGGACACATCACACTTCCAAGCATTAACAACGGCACTATCAGGAACGGTGGGTACTGGAAATATTGCTGGGGTTGCATTTGCAATACACTTAGGTGGGCCTTCAGCACTATTTTGGATGTTAGTAACAGCACTTTTGGGTATGTGTACAAAATTTGTAGAGGTAGTAATGTCGCATAAATATCGTGAGATAAATGACAAGGGGACTGTTTCAGGAGGTCCTATGTACTATATGAAGAATGGGTTAAAATGGAAATGGATGCCTATTATATTTGCGATCGCAACTGTCATATCTAGTTTTGGAACAGGTTGTCTACCTCAAGTAAATAGTATCGCGAATTCATTGCATGCGACCCTTGGTATAGATAAGATGCTTTCAGGAGCCGTGCTTGCACTTTTGCTGGCTATGGTCGTTTTGGGTGGTATTAAGAGGATTGCAAAAGTAACAGAAACTTTGATTCCCCTGATGGCAATTCTTTATATCATCGGGGCAATGGGAGTGCTAGCATATAACTACGAAAACATTCTTCCCTCTATTGCATCTATTTTTACTGGTATCTTCTCGGGGAGTGCAGCAACTGGAGGATTCCTTGGAGCATCCCTTGCATTTGCATTTAATAGAGGGGTAAACCGTGGATTGTTCTCGAATGAAGCAGGTCAAGGTTCGGCACCTATTGCCCATGCCTCAGCAAGGTGTTCAAATCCAGTTCATGAAGGTTTTGTTGCACTTTTAGAACCATTTATTGATACAATTATTATCTGCTCTATTACAGGTATTACACTACTGAGTTCAGGCGTTTGGAAAGAGAAAATAGACAATCCTTTTGAAAGAACAAACACCATTATCCTCTCCGAGAAGTACCAAGAGTCAAATCCGTCAGATGTAAATAAGCTTAAAGCATTTATCGTAGGGGAAGAGAAAGCACCAACATACAGTGGCGAATTGGAAATAGTAGACGGAAAGATATCGAACGAATTAACAGTGCTTCATGCCCACTCGATGGCTGAAGACATAGAGATACTTTTTGACAATAAACCTTATAGTGGAATGATTAATGTTCTAAATGGAATCCCTCAATTAGATAATAAATATCAGATACATGGGCGTTCATTAATTCACAGTGCCCCTTTAACAACAGAGGCATTCACGAGAAGTTACTTCGGTAAATGGGGGAAATATATCGTAAGTATTGGACTGTTATTATTTGCTTTTTCAACAGCTATTGCTTGGGCATATTATGGATCCACTGCAATTATTTTTCTAGTAGGAACAAAATACGTTAATTGGTTCTTAGTGGTGTATGTTGTAGGGTTTTTTATCGCTGCATTTGCAGACACAACACTTATTTGGGCGATATCAGGAATTATGATCGCCTTGATGACTATTCCAAACTTAATAGGAATTCTCTTTATGCATAAGGAGATAAAGCAAGAGCTAAAGCAGTTTGAAAAAGATGATAAATAG
- a CDS encoding sigma-70 family RNA polymerase sigma factor, which yields MEQRLWNLIRQNDKEALKSLFDQQYDTLLSYGIRLNFSPSEVEDVIQDLFISLHDRNKSLPKEVNVQAYLFSAIRFSLFNHRKKTRRFSSLSDQDDAIFLLEFDDIDADMSMENVQKKLTQLPTRQKEAIYLKYYQNMSINEIGSIMSIAPQSVSNLLHKAYVLLRNDLSKQTILQFIWKLQS from the coding sequence ATGGAACAAAGATTATGGAACTTAATTCGACAAAATGATAAGGAAGCTCTTAAATCTCTATTCGATCAGCAATACGATACACTCTTGTCCTACGGTATTCGACTTAACTTCTCACCAAGCGAAGTGGAGGACGTAATTCAAGACCTCTTTATCTCTTTGCATGATCGAAATAAGTCGCTTCCGAAAGAGGTAAATGTCCAAGCCTACTTATTTTCGGCTATTCGGTTTTCACTATTTAATCATAGAAAGAAGACAAGACGATTCTCGTCACTTAGCGATCAAGACGATGCTATCTTTCTTCTTGAATTTGATGATATAGATGCAGATATGTCTATGGAAAACGTTCAAAAAAAGTTGACACAACTACCCACACGTCAAAAGGAGGCAATATATCTAAAATACTATCAAAATATGTCTATCAATGAGATAGGTAGCATTATGAGCATCGCACCACAATCTGTTAGTAACCTTCTTCATAAAGCATACGTATTGTTGCGAAATGATTTATCTAAACAAACGATACTTCAATTCATCTGGAAATTACAATCTTAG
- a CDS encoding FecR family protein: MNSKKDINDLDQIIHKLNGYYSLKPIGKEGSSSALWERIENKLLQQRVIRLKRWNYIGWSAAVVILMIGVWNIYNHADVEPQALISEIQIETKIGEKNSFNLKDGSKISLLPNSSMTIYASNSNTIDSVYLSGAAKFQITKREEDFLRVRTNNFNIHVLGTTFLVEDFKTKQEATTSLIEGKLAVAPIAKNSNHTLILNHGEKVMIDKSNHEYSKQEFTQDDFLKAKGVYRYKDTPLSDYIYEVEQFYGVNIDIASKLKDECFTLIIDQNKELNEVFKDLLKIGKIKTHKTKNRHYQLTK, from the coding sequence ATGAATAGTAAAAAAGATATAAACGATTTAGATCAAATCATCCATAAGCTGAATGGATACTACTCTCTTAAACCAATAGGTAAAGAGGGTAGTTCATCGGCTTTATGGGAAAGAATTGAGAATAAACTGCTACAACAAAGGGTTATTCGTCTAAAACGTTGGAATTATATTGGATGGAGTGCGGCCGTGGTTATTCTAATGATAGGGGTATGGAACATATATAACCATGCAGATGTAGAACCTCAAGCTTTAATTTCAGAAATACAGATAGAGACTAAGATTGGAGAAAAAAACAGTTTTAATCTAAAAGATGGGAGTAAGATTTCTCTATTACCTAACTCATCAATGACAATTTACGCATCGAACTCAAATACCATAGACTCAGTATATCTTAGTGGAGCTGCAAAATTTCAGATCACTAAGCGCGAGGAAGATTTTCTTAGAGTTAGAACAAATAATTTCAATATACATGTATTAGGAACAACCTTCTTAGTCGAGGATTTTAAAACGAAGCAAGAGGCTACAACATCATTAATAGAGGGTAAACTAGCTGTTGCTCCTATTGCCAAAAATAGCAATCACACTTTAATTCTAAACCATGGAGAGAAGGTGATGATTGATAAAAGTAACCATGAATACAGCAAACAAGAATTTACTCAAGATGACTTTCTTAAAGCAAAAGGAGTATATCGCTACAAAGACACCCCTCTAAGCGATTATATTTATGAAGTCGAGCAATTCTATGGAGTAAACATAGATATTGCCTCTAAGCTCAAAGATGAATGTTTCACACTTATTATAGACCAAAATAAAGAATTAAACGAAGTATTTAAAGACCTCCTTAAAATCGGGAAAATTAAAACACACAAAACTAAAAACAGACACTATCAACTAACAAAGTAA
- a CDS encoding TonB-dependent receptor: MKQEGPKSFLHRRFTNASSMLKSTICVGAMVLSSFNTSAAVLEEDVDINLKNKPLIEFFQAIEQQTEYVFVYKTSTINSNRKISLDVKGEELKDVLDEMLDQNNLTYTLENNKIIISENNSSINTQATQASNKLVIKGSVVDDQGTPLPGATLVIKGTTQGTITDFDGNFSLTNVPKGATIVFSYVGMSSKEVIADKTNFKIQLESDAVNLQEVVAIGYGVQKKVNLTGSVASIKSEEILKTKTANITNSMVGKVPGLLSVQRSGQPGEDAAQISIRGNSSLGNNGALVVVDGVVRDGFNQIDPNMIETVTVLKDAAATSVYGVRASNGVILVTTKKGKEGKTSVSYSGSYGVQTPTKVPELMDAYTYASNINQAFINEGDAPRYTDEDLQKFKEGTEPGYQSTNWWDETFDKLAPISQHNLSVTGGSKKSNYYISLGMLDQKGMYETSWFKRYNLRSNLETKISDDLKLNLNLAGRIEETSNSGSGTYAIFYGALRAWPTMPTTHPDGKVAWSGTPTNSVYDATETGYDKRTKNTFQSSLSLDYNISKIKGLHAKALVAYDATLTPKKKFVQPYNYYIKNTDGTFDEKAVGNKTTLKETFNQNKRLTTQLSLNYNRTFGSHELSGLLLWETFQSDSNNFNAYRENGFLSSTLDQMFAGGDLNKNNGGSAKEAGRLGYVGRLTYNYKSKYLFETNFRYDGSFNFPNGNKWGFFPSVSAGWRVSEESFIKDNFSGIDNLKLRSSMGKSGNDNIPQYNFIGGYSVYSGSVIGDTFYKGLRESLTPNPFITWETSTNFDVGIDLSLWQGKLTLEANYFYKNTTDILVKRDAEVPLTYGGKLPVENLGETENSGYEFVLGHNGKIGDLTYNINGNFTFARNKVIEKAEPSDVPDRIKRTGRPMNQFYGLQALGLFQTEEEIQDWADQNGNKNKGIKPGDIKYQDFNNDGKINGEDIHCIGKSFFPEINYGVNLSLAYKGFDMSVFFQGASNFVTYLEQQAAYSFMLEGNSPMALTDSWSPENRDARYPRLLIGQNANNTQQSSYWLEDASYLRLKSLNIGYTFNFKQKKLFKSFRVYASGTNLFTWDKLTIFDPETPKGRGATYPPMKVYSLGLDFSL, translated from the coding sequence ATGAAGCAAGAAGGACCTAAGTCTTTTCTTCATCGAAGATTTACAAATGCTTCTTCGATGTTGAAAAGTACCATCTGTGTTGGGGCAATGGTACTATCATCTTTTAATACATCAGCAGCTGTGTTAGAGGAAGATGTGGATATTAATCTTAAGAATAAGCCTTTAATTGAATTTTTCCAGGCGATAGAACAACAAACAGAATATGTGTTTGTATATAAGACCAGCACTATAAACTCAAACAGAAAGATCTCTCTTGATGTTAAAGGCGAAGAGCTGAAAGATGTTTTGGACGAAATGCTTGATCAAAATAATCTTACTTATACATTGGAAAATAATAAGATTATTATCTCTGAGAATAATAGTTCGATTAATACCCAAGCCACACAAGCATCAAATAAACTAGTAATAAAGGGTAGCGTCGTGGATGATCAAGGAACACCGCTTCCTGGAGCAACACTTGTAATAAAGGGTACGACACAAGGAACAATTACCGATTTTGATGGTAATTTCTCCCTAACGAATGTTCCCAAAGGAGCGACTATTGTTTTTTCTTATGTTGGGATGAGTTCTAAAGAGGTTATTGCAGATAAAACAAATTTCAAGATTCAATTAGAGAGTGATGCTGTTAATCTTCAAGAGGTGGTAGCCATAGGTTATGGTGTACAGAAGAAGGTGAACCTGACAGGGTCAGTTGCTTCAATTAAATCTGAAGAGATACTAAAAACAAAAACAGCAAATATTACCAACTCCATGGTAGGTAAAGTCCCTGGGTTACTATCAGTACAACGAAGTGGACAACCAGGAGAGGATGCAGCACAAATATCAATCCGTGGTAATTCGTCTCTAGGAAACAATGGCGCTTTAGTAGTTGTAGATGGGGTAGTTAGGGATGGTTTCAACCAAATCGATCCAAATATGATCGAAACTGTAACTGTCTTGAAAGATGCTGCTGCAACTTCTGTTTATGGTGTTCGTGCCTCAAATGGTGTAATTCTTGTTACGACTAAAAAAGGTAAAGAAGGAAAAACTTCTGTTTCATATTCTGGTTCATACGGAGTACAGACACCAACAAAAGTTCCTGAATTGATGGATGCTTATACTTATGCGAGTAACATAAATCAGGCATTTATTAATGAAGGTGATGCACCTAGGTATACTGACGAAGATCTACAGAAATTTAAAGAAGGGACAGAACCAGGATATCAAAGCACCAATTGGTGGGATGAAACTTTTGATAAACTTGCACCTATTTCTCAGCATAACTTATCTGTTACAGGAGGTAGTAAAAAAAGCAACTATTATATATCCCTTGGAATGTTAGATCAAAAAGGAATGTATGAAACGAGTTGGTTCAAAAGATATAATTTAAGATCTAATCTAGAGACTAAAATTAGTGACGATCTAAAGTTAAATTTAAATCTAGCAGGAAGAATTGAAGAGACAAGTAATTCAGGATCGGGGACATATGCAATTTTCTATGGCGCATTAAGAGCTTGGCCAACCATGCCAACAACTCATCCAGATGGTAAAGTAGCATGGAGTGGTACACCAACGAATTCAGTATATGATGCAACAGAAACTGGATATGATAAAAGAACAAAAAACACATTCCAAAGTTCATTGTCTTTAGATTACAATATTTCAAAAATTAAGGGTTTGCATGCAAAAGCTTTGGTTGCATATGATGCGACGTTAACACCTAAAAAGAAGTTTGTACAACCATACAATTACTATATCAAAAACACGGATGGTACGTTTGATGAAAAAGCTGTTGGGAACAAAACGACACTAAAAGAAACCTTCAATCAAAATAAAAGATTGACTACTCAATTATCATTAAACTACAATAGAACATTTGGATCACATGAGTTATCTGGACTTCTTTTATGGGAGACGTTTCAATCTGACTCAAATAATTTTAATGCCTATAGAGAGAATGGTTTCCTTTCAAGTACACTTGACCAAATGTTTGCAGGAGGTGACCTAAATAAGAATAATGGTGGTAGTGCTAAAGAAGCAGGGCGACTAGGATATGTCGGTCGATTAACATATAACTACAAGAGTAAGTATTTATTTGAAACGAACTTTAGATATGATGGTTCATTTAATTTCCCAAATGGAAATAAATGGGGATTCTTCCCTTCAGTGTCTGCAGGATGGAGAGTATCTGAAGAAAGTTTTATTAAAGACAATTTCAGTGGAATAGACAATTTAAAGCTTAGATCTTCAATGGGTAAATCTGGTAACGACAACATTCCTCAATACAATTTTATCGGAGGATATAGTGTATACAGTGGTTCGGTTATCGGGGATACATTCTATAAAGGACTAAGAGAGTCATTAACACCAAATCCATTTATTACATGGGAAACATCAACAAATTTTGATGTGGGTATTGATCTATCTTTATGGCAGGGTAAATTAACTTTAGAAGCAAACTATTTTTACAAAAACACAACAGATATACTCGTAAAAAGAGATGCTGAAGTTCCATTAACTTATGGAGGAAAACTACCTGTTGAAAATCTAGGTGAGACTGAAAATTCGGGTTATGAGTTTGTATTAGGTCATAATGGTAAAATTGGTGATCTAACCTACAATATAAATGGTAATTTTACTTTTGCAAGAAATAAAGTTATTGAGAAAGCAGAACCTAGTGATGTCCCTGATCGAATAAAAAGAACTGGTAGACCAATGAATCAATTTTATGGACTACAAGCTTTAGGGTTATTCCAAACGGAAGAGGAAATCCAAGACTGGGCTGATCAAAATGGTAATAAAAACAAGGGAATAAAGCCTGGTGATATTAAATATCAAGATTTCAATAATGATGGTAAGATTAATGGAGAGGATATTCATTGTATCGGTAAAAGCTTCTTCCCAGAGATTAATTATGGTGTAAATCTTTCTCTTGCATATAAAGGTTTTGACATGTCTGTTTTCTTTCAAGGCGCATCAAACTTTGTTACTTACCTTGAGCAACAAGCAGCATATTCATTTATGCTAGAAGGGAACTCTCCAATGGCTTTAACAGATAGTTGGAGTCCTGAAAATCGAGACGCAAGATATCCAAGACTCCTAATTGGTCAAAATGCAAATAACACACAACAATCGTCATATTGGCTTGAAGATGCATCATACCTTAGATTAAAAAGTTTAAATATTGGATATACTTTCAATTTTAAACAAAAAAAATTATTCAAAAGCTTCAGAGTTTATGCCTCAGGAACAAACTTATTTACGTGGGATAAGCTAACTATTTTTGATCCAGAGACACCCAAAGGTCGTGGTGCAACATATCCTCCGATGAAAGTATATTCATTAGGACTTGATTTTAGCCTATAA
- a CDS encoding RagB/SusD family nutrient uptake outer membrane protein: protein MKLRHILSVVIITSCLLGCESIIDKRPLDRIDANSVWKEQNTAEAAIFNIYSRISTGFFDTNNGGYIFSTCNVSDESRSKSGWIGSNKVIVPGNMEATRNPMDVWKVRYESIRDCNIAVESLKTSPIEENLRNRLNAEARFVRAWLYFDLTRRYGGVPLITVPQQLNDGIEALKVSRETYENCIDFITKELKESAELLPNSVANEEWGRATKQACDALNGRVLMYAQRWSEAANYSKKVIDSDQFKLYDDYNALFQTNGRTEESIFDKLFLEPDRTHSWDYYNIPYGFTPDFGSQTNPVQEMVDSYEMVNGKAITDPTSGYDPQNPYKDRDPRFNATILYNGAPFKGKLIETYTGGAQGLLKNGLCTVTGYYIRKFIEESKGAPSKGTSTVSWKELRYGEVLLNYAEAQNEAAGPDNSVYSAINQIRNRAGMPDITAGLDKDAMREVIRHERKIELAFENHRYWDLIRWGKAKEVLNDKQFHGMQITKNDDGSFTYDASFIVTRGGTQVFNDRQYLFPIPQSEINKNSNLTQNPGY from the coding sequence ATGAAACTTAGACATATATTATCTGTTGTAATAATCACATCATGTCTTTTGGGATGTGAATCTATTATTGACAAGAGACCACTAGATAGAATTGACGCAAACAGTGTTTGGAAAGAGCAGAATACTGCTGAGGCAGCAATCTTTAATATATATTCTAGAATATCAACTGGTTTTTTTGATACAAATAACGGGGGCTACATCTTCTCTACTTGCAACGTTAGTGATGAGTCAAGAAGCAAAAGTGGGTGGATTGGGTCTAACAAGGTAATAGTTCCCGGAAATATGGAAGCAACTAGAAACCCAATGGATGTATGGAAAGTGAGATACGAAAGTATTAGAGACTGTAATATCGCAGTTGAATCACTTAAAACATCACCTATAGAGGAAAATTTAAGAAATCGATTAAATGCAGAAGCTCGTTTTGTAAGGGCTTGGCTTTACTTTGATTTAACTCGAAGATATGGTGGTGTTCCATTAATTACAGTACCACAGCAGTTAAATGATGGCATTGAAGCACTGAAAGTTTCTAGAGAAACATATGAGAATTGCATCGATTTTATTACAAAAGAGTTGAAAGAATCAGCAGAGTTATTGCCAAATTCTGTTGCAAATGAAGAATGGGGTCGAGCAACAAAACAAGCATGTGACGCTTTAAATGGTAGAGTTTTAATGTATGCACAAAGATGGTCTGAAGCAGCAAATTACTCAAAAAAGGTGATTGACTCTGATCAGTTTAAGTTATACGATGATTATAACGCACTATTTCAAACAAACGGTCGTACTGAAGAATCTATTTTTGACAAATTATTTCTTGAGCCAGACAGAACACACAGCTGGGACTACTATAATATCCCTTATGGATTTACACCAGACTTTGGTAGTCAAACGAATCCAGTACAGGAGATGGTAGATAGTTATGAGATGGTGAATGGAAAGGCAATCACCGATCCGACATCAGGTTATGATCCACAAAATCCATATAAAGACCGTGATCCAAGATTCAATGCGACTATTCTTTATAATGGTGCACCATTCAAAGGGAAATTAATAGAAACGTACACAGGAGGAGCACAGGGGCTTCTTAAAAATGGCTTATGTACAGTTACTGGGTATTATATCCGAAAATTTATTGAAGAGTCTAAAGGTGCTCCATCCAAAGGAACAAGTACAGTTAGCTGGAAAGAACTACGCTATGGAGAGGTACTATTAAATTATGCTGAAGCACAAAACGAGGCAGCTGGACCAGACAACTCAGTATACAGCGCTATTAACCAAATTCGCAATAGAGCAGGTATGCCAGATATTACAGCTGGACTTGACAAAGATGCTATGCGTGAAGTGATTCGTCATGAAAGAAAAATCGAATTAGCTTTCGAAAATCATCGTTACTGGGATTTAATTCGTTGGGGTAAAGCCAAAGAAGTACTTAATGATAAGCAATTCCACGGAATGCAGATCACTAAAAATGATGATGGTTCATTTACTTATGATGCAAGTTTTATAGTAACTAGGGGGGGAACCCAGGTATTTAATGACAGACAGTACCTATTCCCTATTCCACAAAGTGAAATAAACAAAAACTCAAATCTTACACAGAACCCTGGTTACTAA